Part of the Metarhizium brunneum chromosome 6, complete sequence genome is shown below.
AGAAGTTTCTAAAGGGAGGGGTTTACGAGACCAAGACGGCGGGACGGCGTCAATCTCCCGATGCAACGCCCGTAGGGGAAGGCGTGTATGTTCTTACGACGACGGGGCGCGAGAGTCACCTTTCGTACATGGCAACTCTGCCCCAGGAGCTGGGTGAGCTGCAGATGCGCTGTGATTCAACGACAAGGGAGGTTTCACCATCAGTAGCAGGAATCCGACGTACAAGGGCCCGTCGTCTGCACAGTTGCCACAGGACCCAGAGTATCCTCAGTCGTGAGTGCGCATCGATACTCGAGAGAGCAGCTTCAAGTGCGGCATCTGACAAAGTCTGGCAGGGTACTTGACAAGTTCGGGGACTTGCGCCAGGTGGGAGCGCAGCCCGAGTTTATGAATTATCCCCGCGCGCAAATTTTGCTGATTGGACACAAGACGGGGCTTGGTgaggaggacaagaaggTTGAAGATGGGGAGGATCCGGTCAAGACGTTGGGTCAGCTGGAAAAGGACGACCTTGACAGGATGCAGCATTTATCGCCGGATGAGTCGGATGCAATCTATGCGGATTTGCATAGCAGGAAGATGGCGCACCCGGAGATTCAAAGCGACCTTGGCGGTTAGTCTTTCCAACACCGGGACTTTTCGTGATACCTTTTGATCCCACAGTTGTGCTTTGTGTTCGTCATTTTGAGCCGACACGTGTGCTATTCTCGGCATCGTTCTTCGTCGTCCTGATTCGCGTACCCTAGCTACAATTAGTTTTAGGTTTGGACAAATCAAAAGGCAAGTGTGGCGGGCGGTTGAGTAGCTGGTAGTAGCATCTCTTTTTACGAAATGGTCTCGGTGACTAGAGCCTGGCATGACATGGAACGTCGGGGAATCGCTGCGCGTTCTGTTGGCCATGACTTGACCAGCTCTTTGTATCACGTGCGGCCCGTGCCGGGGCGCGAGCAGTGATTAAGTCAACTGGTAGTGCAACTCGTGCCCCGCAATCCACCAGCTGGTGGCACCGAGCCTGACGGTAGAAAAATGGGGGTGCTGTGGGGTCACAGATCGACACCAGACTCGAACGCATCCGGCGCATTTCTCTCCCGCTGTCTTGAGATCCCCGTTCGGACCCTTGTATATCCTCTTTGGCCCCGAGTCAGAACAAGGGACCTCTAGAATGATGGCACGCAAGAGGAGGCAGAGCAGCTCCAAAAACCACCAACCTCGACGATTACTCCCGAGTAAGCCCGAAGACCGTCGGCGTGGCCCGGTACCCCCAACCccagcatcgacatcaatGCGGCGCAAACACCCTACAAAATCTGCTTGCTTGGCTTGTCAAAAGCGAAAGTCCAAAGTATGGCGGTGACTTCTCTTTGCAATCTTGCTTGATGGCTAAGAAACCATATTAATAGTGTAGCGGGGAGCGCCCGACGTGTGCAAGCTGCGCGACCAAAGGCGACACTTGTCTCTACGAAACGGACAGGTCGGGCGAGACACATttgcaagccatcaagagGAGATTTGAGGAGATGGAAGCGACCAACACCATGTATGAGAAACTCCATGGGCTTCTCCAAGCCTCAAACGAAGCAGATGCAAAACAAGTCTTTGAAAAGATTCGGCGTGGCGTAGACATTGGGAGCATACTTGTCCAAAGCAAGGAAACCAGTGCCACGACGCCGCCTGGCACAGCGAGCGACGACTCTCCCAGCTCATGTTTCCAACAATTGCGCTCGTGGAAGCACTGCCGCCCTACTTCAAGGAACAACGGGCTGCCGCCCGACTCAGACCAGTCAACTATACTGACTCTTCCCCCGCGGCCACTCGACGCCTACGTGTCTCACTGGCATCAGGATAGGTGGACCCAGATAGGATGGACAAAGGCGCACATACATCACCTCATCGACGCCATTTTTTCTTGGGACTACCTCCCTTTCAGCCTTTTATCTCACGATCTTTTTCTGCAGAGCTTCTACAGTGACTCGAGCCAGTTTTGTTCCTCGGCATTGGTGTGCGCCATCCTGGCACTGGCATGTCGCCTGGTAAACGAAGACAAGGACGAACTTGAAGTTCTCCCATCTGGGTGGATTGGGAGCAAAACCTTCTTTGACCAGGCTAATGCGAAGCTGCACAAACACCGGTCCAAGGTCCTTCCGGATATACAAGCAATCGGGGTGCTCTCACTCTATCACCTGCGGTGTGgacaagaagccaaggctCAGGAGTATGCGGAAAATTTCATCGCTAATATTAAAGAGCATCACGACCCCGAGTCTTCGGTTCGCAACAAGAGTAAGCAATACGAGAGAGTGCTGGACATTACCTACCATGGGGCGGTGTCGCTGTCTCGGTATGTGAATAAAAGATGCCATGACTTGTGTTGGGTGGCGATTTGACATGTTTTGCAGCATGTTACTTTTGACCACGGGGCGCGTGTTTACCGCCCAGCTTTCCGCCGCTCAAGCACATGTATCCATCTTGAATACGCTACATCCGATTATGCAAGCCAGAAACGGCGGTCGTGGGTCTAGTCCAGGTGCGTACTCGAAGACAGAGACAAACTAGTCGAGAGTCTGCTGGGTAACAGGATCGCAGCCTTGACCCCAGGAGGGCGCAACTTGCAGATGCTTGGTATGCAGATCATCTCGGGCAAGATCTTTGAGTTGACCGAATGGGTGTACAATTTCATAGCGTTGGCTCGCTCAAACATCCCAAGTGGCCCGGCGAACGTGAGGGCCTTCTACGAGAAGTGTCTGGACTGGTACAAGGAGTTGTTTGCCTATGCCGAAAGTGACTGCGGCAGAACGCCGTTTGTACTATTCGCCCAGTAAGCACACGACGCCGGCAAAGGGGCACAGGCACCTAACAGATGATGCAGCATATATTACCACTACTGCCTCCTATGTGCTTTCCGGCCCCTCATCGGCAAGGACATGGGAAGCACCGACATCCGGCCATTTACGATATGTAAAGAGACTGCGCAGTCCGTCCTGGCCCTGACTCAGTCCTACGATGACCTTTTTACTCTTCGCCGCGTGTCTGGACTCATGCCTTATTTCGTTTGCACTGCCGGTATGCTTGGTCTGAGTA
Proteins encoded:
- the fl gene encoding Conidial development protein fluffy — translated: MYEKLHGLLQASNEADAKQVFEKIRRGVDIGSILVQSKETSATTPPGTASDDSPSSCFQQLRSWKHCRPTSRNNGLPPDSDQSTILTLPPRPLDAYVSHWHQDRWTQIGWTKAHIHHLIDAIFSWDYLPFSLLSHDLFLQSFYSDSSQFCSSALVCAILALACRLVNEDKDELEVLPSGWIGSKTFFDQANAKLHKHRSKVLPDIQAIGVLSLYHLRCGQEAKAQEYAENFIANIKEHHDPESSVRNKSKQYERVLDITYHGAVSLSRMLLLTTGRVFTAQLSAAQAHVSILNTLHPIMQARNGGRGSSPALTPGGRNLQMLGMQIISGKIFELTEWVYNFIALARSNIPSGPANVRAFYEKCLDWYKELFAYAESDCGRTPFVLFAHIYYHYCLLCAFRPLIGKDMGSTDIRPFTICKETAQSVLALTQSYDDLFTLRRVSGLMPYFVCTAGMLGLSMETEGRSMSSVHLRLQHTGQEDETMPVQQSPSPDEGNVRMASPYITMSATDHARLLLTKMGSAHPAANIARNQLQIT